In Hyphomicrobium denitrificans 1NES1, one DNA window encodes the following:
- the rsmD gene encoding 16S rRNA (guanine(966)-N(2))-methyltransferase RsmD has product MRIVAGRFRGRALAAPEDMSIRPTSDRVRESVFNILMHGIENFTLDKVRVIDLFAGTGALGIEALSRGAAFCLFVEEAAEARALVRRNVEALGLTGETRIFRRDATDLGPAGNMEPYGLAFLDPPYGKGLGEKALACLAEGNWLKSGAVCVLEEKAGAPIALPPRLEQIDARSWGETEVRFLQFG; this is encoded by the coding sequence ATGAGGATCGTTGCCGGAAGATTTCGCGGGCGCGCACTCGCCGCTCCGGAAGATATGAGCATTCGTCCGACATCGGACCGCGTGCGCGAAAGCGTGTTCAATATCCTGATGCACGGCATCGAAAATTTCACACTCGACAAGGTGCGCGTCATCGATCTCTTCGCCGGAACGGGTGCGCTCGGAATCGAAGCATTGTCGCGCGGTGCGGCCTTCTGCCTTTTCGTCGAAGAAGCCGCGGAAGCACGCGCGCTGGTCCGGCGCAACGTCGAAGCTCTCGGCCTTACCGGCGAAACACGCATTTTCCGCCGCGACGCGACGGACCTCGGGCCGGCCGGAAACATGGAACCTTATGGGCTCGCATTTCTCGATCCGCCCTACGGCAAGGGGCTTGGCGAAAAAGCGCTTGCATGCCTTGCAGAAGGGAACTGGCTGAAGTCCGGCGCGGTTTGCGTTCTTGAAGAAAAAGCCGGAGCACCTATCGCGCTGCCGCCGCGCCTGGAACAGATCGACGCGCGGAGCTGGGGCGAGACGGAAGTCAGGTTCTTGCAGTTCGGGTAA
- a CDS encoding pseudouridine synthase → MPKPIHSTAAEPRDGPMRIAKAMARAGLCSRREAERWIADGRVSVNGKLLKTPACEVGPGDKVIVDGKPLPAAGTPQLWRYHKPKGVVTTHSDPQGRPTVFEKLPPEMPRVISVGRLDFNTEGLLLLTNDGALARHLELPANGWVRRYRVRAKGRVTPVDLAKLKDGVEIDGVRYGPVEAAVDSVQGANSWLSISIREGKNREVRNVLAHLGLVVNRLIRVSFGPFQLLDLGPGAVEAVRRRVLVAQLGPKAAASLGLSESQAERKERHARGKAASGSGDA, encoded by the coding sequence ATGCCCAAACCCATACACTCCACTGCTGCCGAGCCGCGCGACGGCCCCATGCGCATCGCCAAGGCGATGGCGCGCGCCGGGCTATGCTCACGCCGCGAGGCCGAACGTTGGATCGCCGACGGCCGCGTCAGCGTCAACGGCAAGCTGCTCAAGACGCCGGCATGCGAGGTGGGCCCTGGCGACAAAGTCATCGTCGACGGCAAGCCGCTGCCGGCAGCAGGAACGCCGCAGCTCTGGCGCTATCACAAGCCGAAGGGCGTCGTCACCACCCATTCGGACCCACAGGGGCGTCCGACCGTCTTCGAAAAGCTGCCGCCCGAGATGCCACGCGTGATTTCCGTCGGCCGTCTCGACTTCAATACCGAAGGACTGTTGCTGCTGACAAACGACGGTGCTTTGGCGCGGCATCTGGAGCTTCCCGCGAACGGCTGGGTACGGCGCTACCGGGTCCGCGCCAAGGGCCGTGTCACGCCCGTCGATCTCGCCAAGCTCAAGGACGGCGTCGAGATCGACGGAGTTCGCTACGGACCGGTCGAAGCTGCGGTCGACAGCGTACAGGGTGCAAATTCGTGGCTCTCGATCTCGATCCGCGAAGGCAAGAACCGCGAGGTGCGCAACGTGCTCGCACACCTCGGGCTTGTCGTGAACCGTCTGATCCGTGTTTCGTTCGGACCGTTCCAGCTCCTCGACCTCGGGCCTGGGGCCGTCGAAGCCGTGCGCCGCCGCGTGCTCGTCGCGCAACTCGGGCCAAAGGCCGCCGCGAGCCTTGGACTTTCCGAAAGCCAAGCCGAGCGCAAAGAACGCCACGCGCGCGGCAAAGCGGCGAGCGGGAGCGGCGACGCATGA